A window of Polaribacter litorisediminis contains these coding sequences:
- a CDS encoding acyl-CoA thioesterase, translated as MSYNVTFPTKWSDFDPNRHMRHTAYNEYAAEVRVRYFAAQNFSINEFTKHNLGPILFTEETSFRKEIHLGENITVNIKLSGLSANSERWKITHEVFNEAGKLSAVIKVYGAWIDLTKRKLTVPPKEAKNLFLHTEKTENFEEIILKK; from the coding sequence ATGAGTTACAACGTTACATTTCCTACAAAATGGTCTGATTTTGACCCAAACAGACACATGCGCCATACCGCATATAATGAATATGCTGCTGAAGTTAGAGTGCGTTATTTTGCCGCACAAAATTTCTCTATTAACGAGTTTACCAAACATAATCTTGGTCCTATTTTATTTACCGAAGAAACCTCTTTTAGAAAAGAAATTCATTTGGGAGAAAATATAACGGTAAACATAAAATTATCAGGACTTTCTGCAAACAGCGAGCGCTGGAAAATAACCCACGAAGTTTTTAATGAAGCAGGAAAATTATCTGCAGTCATAAAAGTTTATGGGGCTTGGATAGATTTAACAAAGAGAAAATTAACTGTGCCACCAAAAGAAGCAAAAAATTTATTCTTGCATACAGAAAAAACCGAAAATTTTGAAGAAATTATTCTAAAGAAATAA
- a CDS encoding NADPH:quinone oxidoreductase family protein, with translation MKAIVCNKFGTPNTLQFQEIESPSPKKDEILIAVKACSVNFPDTLIIQGKYQFRPEFPFSPGSDVAGIVEKIGEDVQQFKVGDKVVGFISFGGFAEKAIVKAKDCFPKPKGMSMVNASAFLLAYGTSYHALKDRANLQKGETILILGASGGVGLTALELAKLMGAKVIAAASTKEKLDLCTQFGADEVINYTEESLKDKVKELTNGSGVDVIYDPVGGHFSELALRAIAWKGRHLVIGFANGEIPKIPINLTLLKGASIVGVFWGAFAQKEPKKSLENIHQLLTWFTKGYLKPHINKTYALKEAPKALEDMIQRKVKGKIVIDMDL, from the coding sequence ATGAAAGCTATAGTATGCAATAAATTCGGAACTCCAAATACTTTACAGTTTCAAGAAATAGAAAGTCCATCACCTAAAAAAGATGAAATTTTAATTGCTGTAAAAGCATGTAGTGTAAATTTTCCTGATACTTTAATTATTCAAGGTAAATATCAATTTAGACCCGAATTCCCTTTTTCACCTGGAAGTGATGTTGCCGGCATTGTAGAAAAAATAGGTGAGGACGTACAACAATTTAAAGTGGGCGATAAGGTGGTTGGTTTTATCTCGTTTGGAGGTTTTGCAGAAAAAGCAATTGTAAAGGCAAAAGATTGTTTTCCGAAACCTAAAGGCATGTCTATGGTAAACGCATCTGCTTTTTTATTGGCATACGGAACTTCTTATCATGCTTTAAAGGATAGAGCGAATTTACAAAAAGGAGAAACTATTTTAATTTTAGGAGCTTCAGGAGGTGTTGGTTTAACCGCTTTGGAGTTGGCAAAATTAATGGGAGCAAAAGTAATTGCTGCAGCATCTACTAAAGAAAAATTAGATTTGTGTACACAATTCGGAGCAGATGAAGTCATCAATTATACCGAAGAAAGTTTAAAGGATAAAGTAAAGGAATTAACCAATGGCAGCGGGGTAGATGTTATTTACGATCCTGTTGGTGGGCATTTTTCTGAATTGGCGCTAAGAGCCATTGCTTGGAAAGGAAGACATTTAGTGATTGGATTTGCGAACGGCGAAATTCCTAAAATTCCTATTAATTTAACCTTGTTAAAAGGGGCAAGTATTGTGGGTGTTTTTTGGGGAGCATTTGCTCAAAAAGAACCTAAAAAGAGTTTAGAGAACATACATCAGCTATTAACCTGGTTTACAAAAGGATATTTAAAACCACATATTAACAAAACGTATGCGCTAAAAGAGGCACCAAAAGCGCTAGAAGATATGATACAAAGAAAAGTAAAAGGAAAAATTGTAATTGATATGGACTTGTAA
- a CDS encoding LruC domain-containing protein, protein MRNSKIIISLLMLTIVFNHCAKLENLVDPDTESLDSFIVPANFDWKTTQTLNVSVVLPNNGNIQPLIISNSSGSKIFFKGYPDDGSRTLNTIITIPSYISELRLMYNGTNEATIDLVSNSSLSYNFNTGSKLGNKSDFSPITLGSIANFAIFASAGAASSAGVSVITGNVGANVGAISGFGFPSVLNGIIENANIVTTQAVSDLNDLVVQIVNTVTTNSNHSAVFGSETLTPGVYAIGAAASIAGTLTLDAEGDRNAQFIFKIGGAFTTAANAKVLLINGASPDNVFWLATGACAMAASTSISGNVIANPGAVSMGDNGKLNGRLLSVTGAVSMLNGSALIPYPSYSGTLAFEDLWPSTGDYDFNDLVVDYDFNIIKNNQEFVQSINASFKIQAFGAAAHNGFGFTLPTVNPNDVVSVSGYDVLNNAVFNIGSNGLENGQSKSTIIVFDDTYRVMPTSTGGTGANTQLAYGYNEPVTIVVNIILADNAITFRELDINSFNPFMIVGTSVNGGSGSRVKEVHLANFEPSDLFDSSLFGQSSDDSSPVDGRYFLTADNLPSAINIAENFDWVFEYQDITEAYLLFKDWAESSGNIHNDWYLEGETYRDINLIYPNPAGN, encoded by the coding sequence ATGAGAAATAGTAAAATTATCATTTCATTACTCATGCTAACAATTGTATTTAATCATTGTGCAAAACTAGAAAATCTAGTTGATCCAGATACAGAATCGTTAGACAGTTTTATCGTTCCTGCTAACTTTGATTGGAAGACTACGCAAACCTTGAATGTTTCTGTGGTTTTACCAAATAATGGAAATATTCAACCATTGATTATAAGTAATAGTTCAGGGTCAAAAATATTTTTTAAGGGATACCCAGATGACGGATCTAGAACGTTAAATACTATAATAACGATTCCCTCATACATTAGTGAACTGAGATTAATGTACAACGGTACGAATGAAGCAACTATAGATTTAGTAAGTAACTCTTCGTTGTCTTATAACTTCAATACAGGAAGTAAATTAGGAAACAAAAGTGATTTTTCTCCAATTACTCTTGGTTCAATTGCGAACTTTGCCATCTTTGCAAGTGCAGGAGCGGCATCAAGTGCAGGGGTTTCAGTGATTACAGGAAATGTAGGAGCAAATGTCGGGGCCATATCGGGTTTTGGCTTTCCTTCAGTTTTAAATGGGATTATTGAGAATGCCAATATTGTTACTACGCAAGCAGTCTCAGATTTAAATGATCTTGTTGTTCAAATAGTCAATACAGTAACTACAAATTCAAACCACTCGGCAGTTTTCGGCTCTGAAACACTAACTCCAGGTGTTTATGCGATAGGAGCTGCGGCATCTATAGCAGGTACGCTTACCTTAGATGCAGAAGGAGATAGGAATGCTCAATTTATTTTTAAAATCGGAGGTGCATTTACAACCGCTGCAAATGCAAAAGTATTGCTGATAAATGGCGCTTCACCGGATAATGTATTTTGGCTTGCTACAGGCGCATGTGCTATGGCGGCTTCAACTAGCATTAGTGGGAATGTAATTGCTAATCCTGGAGCGGTTTCTATGGGTGATAATGGCAAATTAAACGGTAGACTACTCTCTGTTACGGGTGCTGTTAGCATGCTTAATGGCAGTGCTTTAATTCCATATCCTTCGTATAGCGGAACCTTAGCTTTTGAAGATTTATGGCCTTCAACTGGAGATTATGACTTTAATGATTTAGTGGTTGATTATGATTTTAATATTATCAAGAACAATCAGGAGTTTGTACAGAGTATAAACGCTTCCTTCAAAATTCAAGCATTCGGAGCTGCTGCGCACAATGGATTTGGATTTACATTGCCAACAGTGAATCCCAACGATGTGGTTTCTGTTAGTGGGTATGATGTATTAAATAATGCTGTTTTTAATATTGGGAGCAACGGACTCGAGAATGGTCAAAGTAAATCTACGATCATTGTTTTTGATGATACTTACAGAGTGATGCCCACATCAACAGGAGGTACTGGTGCGAACACACAATTAGCTTACGGCTATAACGAACCTGTAACTATTGTTGTCAATATTATTTTAGCCGATAACGCTATTACATTTAGAGAATTAGACATTAATTCTTTTAATCCATTTATGATAGTGGGCACTTCAGTAAATGGAGGGTCTGGCTCAAGAGTTAAGGAAGTGCATCTGGCTAATTTCGAACCTTCAGATTTGTTTGACAGTAGTCTTTTTGGACAGTCTTCGGACGATTCTTCTCCGGTTGACGGACGGTACTTTTTAACCGCTGATAATCTGCCGTCAGCGATCAATATTGCTGAAAACTTCGATTGGGTATTTGAGTATCAAGACATTACTGAAGCTTATCTGTTGTTTAAGGATTGGGCAGAAAGCAGTGGAAACATACATAACGATTGGTACTTAGAGGGTGAAACCTACAGAGATATCAACTTGATTTATCCAAATCCTGCTGGTAATTAA
- a CDS encoding carboxy terminal-processing peptidase gives MKTTSKFSTTLLAILLLLTSFSIHTQDQNSSSDSDAEKDRVLIYVLKNILTRGHFVTKDLNDDFSELVYDSFINSLDPSKRYFTQEDLKEFSQYKYQIDNQLLQDDISFYQLVYNRFLDKTKNAKSYYTDLLAKPFQFNKNEIIDLDYTKVPFAKNDNELIDYWRKQLKLQTLGRIQNQIDLQEEKLKDDKNYAIESFETLEVSARKEVLENMDELYMRIQRLENDDWFSTFLNSVVGAFDPHTTYMDPTKKENFDQTMSGKVEGIGARLQEKGIYTQVSDLVAGGPASKQGELEPGDIILRVAQGDEEPLDIVGMRLSDAIKFIKGKKGTEVRLTVKKKLDGSTKIISIIRDVVQLDETFVKSSIVKKNGKKYAIIDLPSFYIDFKDNNYRDSAKDMEKEIERLKSEGVVGLIVDLRNNGGGSLKTAIEISGLFINQGPIVQVKYRGENPIVKSDIDPQIQWEGSVVVLVNEFSASASEIFAAAMQDYKRAVILGGNQTYGKGTVQNILPINQFYPNYKEDLGYLKMTIQKFYRVNGGSTQKEGVYSDIAMPSRYSYMKFGERDLEGALEWDKVPQAKYSQTNSYANFNDVVYKSKERIAEDTNFKLVNEYAKWLKKNQDETSYSLNYKKFLKDSEAREKEAEKFKSVFDYKSNLTFVSPQYEQSIFKNNKDLEDKRIAWHKNLSKDMYVSEALNVLSELKLRAPSKIIKN, from the coding sequence ATGAAAACGACATCTAAATTTAGTACTACTTTATTAGCAATCCTTTTATTGCTAACTAGTTTCTCTATCCATACGCAAGACCAAAATAGCAGTTCAGATTCTGATGCCGAAAAAGATAGAGTTTTAATATATGTTTTAAAAAACATTTTAACGAGAGGTCATTTTGTTACAAAAGACCTAAATGATGATTTTTCTGAATTGGTTTACGATTCTTTTATTAATAGTTTAGACCCAAGTAAAAGATATTTTACGCAAGAAGATTTAAAAGAGTTTTCACAATATAAATATCAAATTGATAACCAACTGTTGCAAGATGATATCTCTTTTTACCAATTAGTCTATAATCGTTTTTTAGATAAAACAAAAAATGCAAAATCTTATTATACAGATTTACTAGCAAAGCCCTTTCAGTTTAATAAAAATGAAATCATAGATTTAGACTACACGAAAGTACCTTTTGCGAAAAACGATAATGAATTAATTGATTACTGGAGAAAGCAACTAAAATTACAAACACTAGGCAGAATACAAAACCAAATTGATTTGCAAGAAGAAAAGCTTAAAGATGACAAAAACTATGCAATAGAATCTTTTGAAACGCTTGAAGTATCCGCAAGAAAAGAAGTTTTAGAAAACATGGATGAATTGTACATGAGAATACAAAGACTAGAAAATGATGATTGGTTTTCTACCTTCTTAAATTCTGTTGTAGGGGCTTTTGATCCACATACAACGTACATGGATCCTACAAAAAAAGAGAATTTTGACCAAACCATGTCTGGAAAAGTAGAAGGAATTGGCGCACGTTTGCAAGAAAAAGGAATTTACACTCAGGTTTCTGATTTGGTTGCTGGAGGCCCTGCATCTAAACAAGGAGAATTAGAACCTGGAGATATTATTTTAAGAGTGGCGCAAGGCGATGAAGAACCTTTAGATATCGTAGGAATGCGTTTATCGGATGCTATTAAATTTATAAAAGGAAAAAAAGGCACTGAAGTTAGATTAACAGTAAAGAAAAAATTAGATGGTTCTACAAAAATCATATCCATTATTAGAGACGTAGTTCAATTAGATGAAACTTTTGTAAAATCTAGTATTGTTAAAAAGAATGGTAAAAAATATGCAATTATAGATTTACCAAGCTTTTATATCGATTTTAAAGATAATAATTATAGAGATTCTGCCAAGGACATGGAAAAAGAAATCGAACGATTAAAAAGTGAAGGTGTTGTTGGCTTAATTGTAGATTTAAGAAATAACGGAGGTGGTTCTTTAAAAACAGCTATTGAAATATCAGGGTTATTTATCAATCAAGGGCCGATTGTACAGGTAAAATATCGTGGAGAAAACCCTATTGTTAAAAGTGATATTGATCCTCAAATTCAATGGGAAGGATCTGTGGTTGTTTTAGTAAACGAATTTTCTGCTTCTGCTTCAGAAATTTTTGCTGCGGCAATGCAAGATTATAAAAGAGCAGTAATTTTAGGAGGAAACCAAACTTACGGAAAAGGAACAGTGCAGAATATTTTACCGATCAATCAATTTTATCCAAATTATAAAGAAGATTTAGGATATTTAAAAATGACCATTCAAAAATTTTATAGAGTAAACGGTGGTTCTACTCAAAAAGAAGGCGTGTATTCCGATATTGCAATGCCAAGCAGATATAGCTATATGAAATTTGGTGAACGTGATTTAGAAGGCGCTTTAGAATGGGATAAAGTACCACAAGCCAAGTATTCTCAAACAAATTCATACGCCAATTTTAATGATGTTGTATATAAGAGTAAAGAAAGAATTGCAGAAGATACAAACTTTAAACTGGTGAATGAATATGCAAAATGGTTAAAGAAAAACCAAGATGAAACTTCCTATTCTTTAAACTACAAAAAGTTTTTAAAGGATAGTGAGGCAAGAGAAAAAGAGGCTGAAAAATTTAAATCAGTGTTCGATTACAAATCAAATTTAACGTTTGTATCTCCTCAATATGAGCAATCTATTTTTAAAAATAATAAAGATTTAGAAGACAAAAGAATCGCTTGGCACAAAAATTTATCGAAAGATATGTATGTTTCAGAAGCGCTAAATGTTTTAAGTGAATTAAAGTTAAGAGCACCATCTAAAATTATAAAAAATTAG
- a CDS encoding DNA/RNA non-specific endonuclease, whose amino-acid sequence MNKRIISAIILVLVLSFSLYQNKTNDAISNSLNTISEDKISEFNYLPTSTTGAIVLHDGYSLSYSEKHEQAEWVAYSLDKKDIVYTHRERPYFIEDPKVKTTSADWRNYKKSGYDRGHLCPAGDRRLSKKSYHETFYTSNISPQKQAFNAGIWNKLEQKTRSWAKKYGKLYVITGGILEDNLKTIGSEKVSVPNYFYKLLLVYSQREVKAIAFLMPHEQSEKPLQKFVVSIDALEEKTGIDFFHDLPDDLEHKLETSSNYNNWNFK is encoded by the coding sequence ATGAATAAAAGAATTATCTCTGCGATTATATTGGTGCTTGTGTTGTCTTTTTCTTTGTATCAAAACAAAACGAATGATGCTATTTCTAATTCTTTAAATACCATATCCGAAGATAAAATCAGTGAGTTTAATTATTTACCAACATCAACAACGGGCGCAATTGTTTTGCATGATGGTTATAGTTTATCGTATTCAGAAAAACACGAACAAGCAGAATGGGTTGCGTATTCTTTGGATAAAAAAGATATTGTTTACACCCATAGAGAGCGCCCTTATTTTATTGAAGACCCAAAAGTAAAAACAACTTCTGCGGACTGGAGGAACTATAAAAAATCGGGCTATGATCGCGGACATTTATGTCCGGCAGGTGATAGAAGATTATCGAAAAAAAGCTATCATGAAACTTTTTACACTTCTAATATTTCGCCCCAAAAACAAGCCTTTAATGCTGGTATTTGGAATAAATTAGAGCAGAAAACAAGAAGTTGGGCAAAGAAATACGGTAAATTATATGTAATTACTGGAGGTATTTTAGAAGATAATTTAAAGACTATTGGTTCAGAAAAAGTCTCTGTACCGAACTATTTTTATAAACTTTTATTAGTGTATTCTCAACGAGAAGTAAAAGCAATTGCTTTTTTGATGCCGCATGAACAAAGTGAAAAACCACTGCAAAAATTTGTAGTTTCTATTGATGCATTAGAAGAGAAAACAGGTATCGACTTTTTTCATGATTTACCAGATGATTTGGAACATAAATTAGAAACTTCAAGCAATTACAACAACTGGAATTTTAAGTAA